A stretch of the Medicago truncatula cultivar Jemalong A17 chromosome 5, MtrunA17r5.0-ANR, whole genome shotgun sequence genome encodes the following:
- the LOC11409562 gene encoding DNA-directed RNA polymerase III subunit RPC5, translated as MDFDDLDAPVKPRVSRFAPKSSKFKPKKEEPSLVPKSEPPPLASAKTEPQEIDLTAPTPVKHEPNASVKTDAESKIEGKVDSRNVDVEMTEAVDGSREVNPMDEEDTVVREIDVYFSPSIDNDTKLYVMQYPLRPSWRPYDLDEQCEEVRLKPGTSEVEVDLSIDLESYNVEKATADKLKYTKQTLSTTWKPPPANGCAVGLLMGDKLHLHPIHAVVQLRPSRHYLDSGGSEKKNVATSNNQNKQTTPSMEQKSDGAPSIEQKSDSNQCWVPLEYHGCKSDISSRYFQQMVTHESSPINFEMSTYDYIATLCPGVSSNTLAKGPSKRYLLSLPVEKRLQTLLIEGPPLHRFSAIKHFAPECSDDELLSVLEKQAQLLRGYWVPRSSLLFPTGGIESLARNYILVRFHKSLTVKSDELRRLGGGELGNRMKHFVMQFALEKFDLKSKENYWKFKELPDESFIKEFPIVVKKQEEIFKILENEVNSIIGTLGGKRKLKSAITNSGVNNALFTSTNSDPRATSLGEDPPRSMTMSSETRHALPIALKKLFQTHKVCSFQLICQELRGLALAQTMLPKGGSKMSVDAANSLDVPQDELKAILGEVACDIHGCYVLKSAQNDPFRDVVIDMLRGSGPNGKLKKAEILEAARRKLGRDVPNNEYIKAVSELCVSKGSFWVLKSGDGSKQ; from the exons ATGGATTTCGACGACCTAGATGCACCTGTAAAACCTCGGGTCTCGCGGTTTGCgccaaaatcatcaaaattcaaacctAAAAAAGAAGAGCCATCACTCGTTCCCAAATCCGAACCACCGCCACTCGCTTCTGCTAAAACAGAACCACAGGAAATTGATTTAACCGCGCCCACTCCGGTGAAGCATGAACCTAATGCTTCCGTTAAAACTGACGCTGAATCGAAGATTGAAGGTAAAGTTGATTCGAGAAATGTTGATGTGGAAATGACTGAGGCGGTTGATGGTTCTAGAGAAGTTAATCCTATGGATGAAGAGGATACAGTTGTTCGTGAAATTGATGTGTATTTTTCGCCTTCTATTGATAATGACACGAAG tTGTATGTCATGCAATATCCTTTGAGACCATCTTGGCGGCCTTATGATCTTGATGAACAATGTGAAGAG GTTAGGTTGAAACCTGGGACTTCAGAAGTAGAGGTTGATTTATCTATTGATTTGGAGTCATATAATGTTGAAAAAGCCACTGCCGATAAATTGAAATATACAAAGCAG ACTCTGTCAACTACGTGGAAGCCGCCTCCTGCAAATGGCTGTGCTGTTGGGCTTCTTATGGGAGATAAG TTGCACCTTCATCCAATTCATGCAGTTGTGCAGCTCCGGCCATCACGACATTATCTCGATTCTGGGGGctcagaaaagaaaaatgttgcTACGTCAAATAACCAG AATAAGCAGACAACGCCGTCAATGGAGCAAAAGAGTGATGGTGCGCCTTCAATTGAGCAAAAGAGCGACAGTAATCAG TGCTGGGTTCCTCTCGAGTACCATGGTTGCAAGAGTGATATCTCATCTAGATATTTTCAGCAAATGGTTACACACGAAAGTTCTCCCATAAACTTTGAAATGAGCAC GTATGACTACATTGCTACACTATGTCCTGGAGTGAGCAGCAACACTTTAGCTAAAGGTCCTTCTAAAAG GTATCTTCTATCATTGCCGGTGGAAAAACGTCTTCAGACATTGCTGATTGAG GGCCCTCCACTTCACCGTTTTAGTGCTATCAAGCACTTTGCTCCTGAATGCTCTGATGACGAACTGCTGAGTGTTCTGGAGAAGCAAGCACAATTGCTGCGGGGTTACTGGGTTCCAAGAAGTAGCTTGCTGTTTCCTACAGGCGGTATAGAAAGTCTGGCAAGAAATTATATCCTTGTAAGGTTTCACAAGAGTTTGACAGTTAAGTCTGATGAGCTGAGAAGGCTCGGTGGCGGTGAACTTGGTAATCGCATGAAACACTTTGTGATGCAATTTGCTTTGGAAAAGTTTGATCTAAAATCCAAAGAAAATTATTGGAAGTTCAAAGAGCTTCCTGACGAGTCCTTCATAAAAGAATTTccaattgttgttaaaaaacaagaagaaatttTTAAGATCTTGGAAAATGAGGTAAATAGTATTATCGGTACTCTTGGAggaaaaagaaaacttaaaagtGCTATAACAAACAGTGGTGTCAACAATGCTCTTTTTACATCAACAAATTCTGATCCACGGGCAACAAGTTTGGGTGAAGATCCTCCTAGGAGCATGACCATGTCAAGTGAAACTCGTCATGCTCTGCCAATTGCCCTCAAGAAGCTTTTTCAAACTCACAAAGTTTGCAG CTTCCAATTGATATGCCAAGAATTGCGTGGATTGGCACTTGCCCAAACTATGCTCCCAAAGGGAGGTTCTAAAATGTCTGTCGATGCAGCTAATAGTCTTGATGTTCCACAAGACGAGCTGAAGGCTATCTTGGGTGAAGTTGCATGTGATATCCATGGTTGTTATGTGTTAAAATCAGCACAAAATGATCCATTCAG AGATGTTGTAATTGATATGCTTCGTGGAAGTGGACCCAATGGGAAGCTAAAGAAGGCTGAGATACTTGAAGCTGCAAGGAGAAAACTCGGTAGGGATGTCCCCAACAATGAATATATCAAG GCCGTGAGTGAGTTATGTGTCTCAAAAGGTTCTTTCTGGGTCTTGAAAAGCGGGGATGGAAGTAAGCAATGA